The DNA region CAAACAAACAATATAAGCaaaataatgaatttaattgaaataatcaaataGGGTTGGTTGGCCAATTGCTAAGTTCCTCCTAGAAACCTTCCCCATGTCGCAGAAAACAACATTTTTtgccaataaataataattattaaagtatatggaaatatatataagatgtttttctatttcaaaatttagttatttcttttttttttttcagaaattaCGTTTTTTCATACATGTCAGCAAAATAGAGTATCATATAAAAGGCGCTatttcatataaaaataattaatcgaaTCAGCTAACAACTTCAACCAAAAATAATAGTCAATAACTATTTATCAAACAGACTTGTAAAATATAACGTCGTTCTATGACAATATGAATgtttgattaatttatcaacaaaGGAAAACGAATAAGGTCTCTAAAGTCATACAATTACAAACAATTATGAGGAGAAAGGGTCTAACTAATATTAATTCAACAACTTGTATAGACCATATAAAAAGATCACCAACCAACAACTAAAACAATTATTTATACCAACTTAGAATCTATTTGTCCAAAAAGAACCATATATTCCAAAACACTAGAAGATAATGAGAAGCACAAATCATACTTTTGTACCTTAAAAAACAcaattacatatataaaaaCTCCCACTATTTTATCATCAACCAATTATAGATTGTGCTTTCTTTAATTTCtcccaaaaaaacacaaacttTATTGTGTATTTATAGAAAAGAGAAATATATTGTGTTTCTTCTTAAGAGTGTGAAAGAGGATAATGGAAATGGTGTATTATCAACTAGGCAAGTCTTCATACAAGGATTTGCTCAAGGAGCTTGAAGCTGATATACAACATGCTAATGCCTTGTAAGTTATACCTCAACTCCGAGTAGCTTTTTCAatggttttgattttttatctAACGTTTCTTTTACTAACCAGCCAACCATCAACAATTAATTTCTAACAAACAAGCTAGCTAAAATACTAAACCAAACTAGCTGGCAGAGGTATATACGCGTGTGAGGGCGCCTTACACGCGTATATGTACACACATGCTAGCAAGGGAACACCATGCTTAAATCAATTTAGTTACGAAAAGTGGGTTATGGAGATCATAGAAGTATTTATTTGGGAtttttcttatttgaaaattcTTATTTTCAGGGTAGCTgcaattccaaaaccaaaagGGGGTGCTTGCCTTCATATGAAATTGGATTATAATCAACTTTCTCCTTTGTTTTTCCTCTTGCTCCAATGGTTTGATGGTTCTTGTTCCTGCTTTTTCCCATCTTACTTCAATCTATTCCACATTCTAATATATGAGGTAGGTTGGGTTTTTTAGTTGTGTACTTTAtctgtctcatttaatttttatattttatttatttgatattaaagataaaaatgtAAATGAAGCGAAAGAATATATCTTTTGGATAATTAGTTGAAATTGGTTGCAATAAGAACACACCATTgaacatgaatatatttttccaAGTCCCAACCATATAATTAATTGTGAAGCTAATttgacatttaaaattattgaaattgtcaaaataGGTGTATCAAGATGGAAGAACACACATGTCTACACTAGGGAGTAAGGCAACAGTTAGAGAATTTTATGGTATGTACTACATCACTATCCACATTATAATAAGAACATCATTTAATGATTTTCCTCAACACAACACCACATAATGATATTGACGTAATAAAATATCGTTCTTAAAGAcattcaaaatcatatttagTTCTAAAGATTTTTTCTCTCAACAAATTACGTACTCTCCTACTGAGGGTATCGCTCGAAAAATTCCATGTATTATATAATAGCAGAACATTACAACAAAAAGACGTAGATTAGCGGTTACAAATACAAGTTTTGAACTAGAggttaataattcaaatcttaactCCAGTTATttgttaaaattataactttagcCCATTTGACTTGCAGGCCAAGGTCCCCCGCTTACTATTTAGTATTTAGTTGATTTAATATGTGTTGAAAATATAAAACATCATCCaagaaatttgaatattttgctCATCTTGGAATAGGATTTTATACATCATGTGGTCCTGCATTAATAAGTATAGCTAACTTGGTTTGTACGACAATCAAAATTGGCAGCTATTATACTTCCATCTCTAAAACGGCTTCACAATGACTTGGTGGAGCAAGAAAGTAGTGTTACTTTGACCAGTCAAAGTGATGAGAAGGAGCAATTATTAGGGCATGGTAGAAGTATTGATCAAGAAAGAGAGGAAGAATGTGGGATATGTTTGGTTCCAACTACCAAAATGGTCTTGCCTAGTTGTTGTCATGCAATGTGCATCAATTGTTACCGCAACTGGTAAGTGTACATCAACCTTATCATCATCCCGTGAATATTTCCAATACAAGTTTAGAGTGTGGGTGACCGTGCAAACTTAGTAGTCACTCGGACTGTTTGTCTAATAGATGTTGGCCGAAGTTATTAGTTGGTCTAACTAACTAGATGTATTAGTTGATATGcatggggtgtttggcaaactgCTGATAGCTGATTACAGTGGTTGATTTCACCAGCtcattttattaactggtttgaccagctgataTTAAACCTGCTACtatgagcagcttgttcaaaacatcttattcatatcaacaagcTATTTTAATCAGCTAgtttaccaaacattagcattGCTTGGTTTGACCACTCAaccctctatttatatcaaaataagctaaaactgCTTAATAAGccattttgccaaacaccccgcAAGCTTAAGCCAACTATTTAAGTCAATCATTTGGTAAAATTTAGTTATTGGCTGTGACTTGTGAGGCTATTTATTAGAGGAAATATAGGCCAAAAACCcaataaaacaaaagtaaatattaaccAGTCTGTCTTATTGAAAATGCTTCAttcccttttatttttattttttgagttttaatgAACAAGTggataatattttgtaataattgTAGGAATACAAGGTCAGCATCATGCCCCTTTTGCAGAGGAGGATTAAGAAGAGTAAAGTCAGAGGATTTGTGGGTTCTGACAAGTGAATCTGAAGTGATAGATGCAGAGACAGTTTCAAGGGAGGAACTGTCAAGATTTTACCTTTATATTCAAAGCTTACCCAAGGATAATCCAGATGCCCCTTTCTGGatctataataattacttaatctAATGCTAATACTACTTATCAAGCGATAATGTTGTTTAACAACAAGGGCTTAGTCATTTAATTAGTTTTCAGCTTTCTGACCTTCTTCCAATATTGGTTGAAGAAGTACTCAGAAACAGTACATAATAAAGTACATTTACTGGTCAACAATTAGCCAATTAGGAGAAAATAATATAGATTTCATGATTTGATAATTTCccatgttctttttttttttttttttttccctttgtgCCTCTTGTTGTCATCAAAAGTCAACCGGAAACATCTATAACACGGGTAAAGTTGCCTACATCTAAATTCTGTAGCTTCCTATTCTTGGGTAATAGTGTGTTTTTAATGTCTGATCTGTTTTAGTTGGCGAGAAAATAAATGAAATCTCTATTCAAATGTAACATGACTGTAAACATGGAACAATTATTGTATGATGTACCAAAATCATTCAAATGCCAAGCAAGTTAAAAAAGAGTTTAGCATCACAAAGATTTTGAAGAATAATGGCACCTCCATTGCTGACTTGCTTCAACTCATCTTTCCCGAAATTGCCTGTGCAAACTCCTACAGCCAAAGCACCTCCTGATTCGGCTGCCTTAATATCATTCGGCTGCAGACAAATGTCCACGTAAATCAGCTCATACAAGAAACATAGCTTTAGGAATTAAGACGCGAGAATAATTTTCACTTACTGTGTCTCCAATGTGCACTCGAAAATCAAATTTCCCGGGATAGAGCTTTTCAGCTCTTCGTGCTGCGATTTTGACAAGGTGAGCTCGATCAATATGATCACTCCCAAATCTGCGAATCAATTTTTATTAGTGAATCGGTAAATCCCATAACTGAGTTTCGTTTCTTAATTGAAATAAGTAAGCTAGAAAGGATGGAAGTTTTGAATACTGACCCTCCAATATGCGGAACACTAAAATATTTCTTGATACCCAACGCGTCCAATTTGATCCATGCAATCTCTTCCAAATTACCAGTGACCTAAATATAGGTAAGATAAAAACAGCATTAGCCTTTGATGCCGGAAATTGAGCACTTGAGTCACACAGGTAGAGTCCAACTGTCCAACTCgactattttatgaaaaaatttcaTCATTTTGTTCGCCCGAACTAAAGTGTACACGTGTTCTACTTATGCCAGAGTGTTAATTAGACATGGTGATAGGGTACAAACAAGAGCTATAAAGAAAAGACAACGTAACGTAGGTACCGGCTAAGTCGGACTACAATCAAACAAGAATAGCTATCAAAAGTCATTTTGAAAAGAAATCAAGCTAGCAGTGAGCTAGCTTGTCACATGCATACTCACCAATCCAATGAGTAAATTATCCATTGATGACAAAGCCTGAAGAAGAGATTCAACACCCGGAAGAACTTCAAGACCCTCTCCAATGTCTTTAGCGTTAGCCTTTGCATATTCAGTCATTTTCAACATCAAAATTGGGAGTTTTTCAGTCGCAACCTAGCTTGATACAACACAAGAAAATGACATAAAAATAATGTGCTATAGAAATTGcgttgaaaacaaaaaaaagaagcaCAATACCAGAAAGCTACCAACCTCGGATGAAACACCATAGTGGACAAGCGTGTTAATGAGGATTGCGGGATCAGTCAAACCATGAGGCTGTAGTAAACGAAACAATAAGATGTTATCAATCACTAATTGAATAAACGGGAACTATGACATAACTAAAAGCTGTAAGCAAAAACAACTAACATAACATTCATTATTCAAACTCCGATCCTACAGTTCATCATTCTATCTTGATCatgttgtcatttagagcgtataatgaTCATcggaaattataattaattaaattaaataattaatttaaataaattaatttgaatatatcCCAAGGTTGCAAAGTTTCTGTTTTGAGTAAAAAGTAGTATTCACAGATCGTGCAGCAAGTTGCGGATCGCGAGAAATCAAGAAAAAGCTATTGTTTTGTGGGAGCAGCAGGTTGCGGCCCGCGAGTTTCGCGGGTTTTTCTTTGCAAAGTTAGTTTATCCGTTCTGTTAGTTTTAATGTAACTATCAACGgttaaatatggttatattaaccagATATATTAGGATGTATTGATTGAAAGACGACATGAGTTCGTGAATAAATCTTGTGTTTCATCGAGTAACATGTTGCTTCGTGAAATGATGTAAGCATATAGAAGGCTTGTGTGGTATTTTCTACATAcaatttctgatttcttttcttctctagcactttacatagagaacttgcaataCTCGACTGTAATTTTCCGTATCTTCTTCCGTTTAAGTTTCACTTACATCATTCTAGATTCCGTGTGCTAGAATTcgtgtaattctttgtatctcagaacatatttccgatttattcccaagcaccgtagtagggaggaaatgtGGTGTTTTAAGAAAgagcatctcgcctagaattaatatcaagtttaaacaaaatcttcttgttactttgTTCGGATTGAAGATCGGTTCTCAGTGGTGTACATAAGCATAGTTCTTGATTATCATATGTAATTTGTTTTCTACTACAAacttgtaactttattttattgtttattttataaattaaagtaacatTTTACAACAGATCATAGTGAACTACaatcaaattcaaaagaaaaaactaaCAAGACGCACGTAAGACTTAGCATGATGGCACCTTGACTTGCACCTTTAAGATATTAACTCATAAGACTATATCGAATAGAAAATTAGATCTTGAATGAAGCACCTGAATAACATCGATAGTACCATGGATGCCGAAGACTTCGAATAAGGCATGGGAGAAGGCTTGATGGAGATGGTCAAACTTGGAGCCACTTCTTTGCATTAAAGTTCCGTCAATGTCGAATGTAACCAGCATTCTCTTTACTTCCTGATTGCCTTGCTTCATCTTCTGTGCACACTCCATAAGCTTGTTAATATCTTTATACAATATACTCTACGATATACTCTTGTATTGAAGGGCACAGGATTTGTCCACAGTTCAAGCTAGCCTCTTGTGCTTCAACCAAAGGGAATGGATAAGTACTCAAATTAGATATAGTACAAAGAAGCTAGAGTAGCTAATACAATTAGAAGTCAATgaacttcattattttttttccttgtaaATTAGCAAATGGGAAACTTTGTCCCCTAACTTATAATTTAACAAAACATTGATGGTGATGTTACAACTACTCCACTCTCAAGCTATTGCATATTTGCATCAGCTGAGTTCTCCCACTATATTTTCATACGTACTGtcttttcaaatttcaattcGGCATATTCAAAGTTCAAACAATAGAAAAGGAAagagaataaaaggattattcCTTTGTCCTACTGAGATTGCTACATTTGATCTTTTAAtttgagattttgaggtaaAGAATATAGCAATCACAAATTGTACCTCCATTTAAGCATATGATTAAAAAGGTTACAAGAGATCAATTACATTGTAAGAATCATAATGTCTAAAATATCATGTATACTGCATAATTAGGGAACCACATTAAAGGTTCAGCAAATTTAAAAAGCTCTCACAAACAGCGAGACTTGGGAGAATGACAGCGCCTCCAATACTGGCTTGCTCCAGCTCTTCCTTCTTAAAGATGCCAGTGCAAACTCCTACTGCTAAAGCTCCCCCAGATTCAGCCGCTTGAATATCATTTGGctgtaaaagaacaaggatgtTATGAAAGCAAAGAAGTAAACAACAACATTCCATCATCCCAATACTACTAAGTGACTCCTATCTAGTCTTCCACCTAAGCTGGATTCGGTGGGTCAGAATTACATAATATTGCAACCTTATTTGTGTAATAACAGATAGGTTGTTTCCGAATTCTAATCGACTCTTTAAAGAaaacatcatcaacaacttcacataaacaaAAAGTACACgttgatttaatgagtcattttactataaTTCATTACAATTAGAAAcaaaagaactataaatcttttgCTCCATCAAGAATCGACTAGAGTCTAGAAAGCAAAGAAGCAAACAGAAAGAAAATATTTTGATAAAGCAAAGATTTCGGAACAAAAATAATTTCTACATACAGTGTCTCCAACATGCACTCGCAAATCGAAATTCCCAGGAAAAAGCTTTTCAGCTCTTTCTGCAGCAATTCTGACAAGATGACCTCTATCGATGTGATCGCTCCCGAATCTGAGGAAAAGGGTCATCATTAGTTACATGTACGaatactgaaaaaaaaaatatgacaagTTATAGAATAATGGTTTTCTCAACAAACCCTCCAATATGCGGAACACTGAAATATTCCTCAATACCCAAGCCTTTCATCTTCATCCAAGCAATGTCTTCTAAGTTTCCAGTAACCTGAGAATGCAATTAAAGGTTAAAGACAAGAAAAAAAGAAGCCCAGTGCACACTTGATCAAAGTTGAACAAATTGAACATTCTCAAAAACCATTTTTACAACAATTCCGACTAGCTTGATTCGAACATAGCTAGATAATAAGGACCTCTTTAGCAAGATGCGTCTGAAAATTTACATGTTGACTGAAAAAAGCCAATGATAGGTTTAAGAAAATTTACCAAGATGTGTCCTAATTTCTCGTATCAATTAAATAGACGGTGTTGTTGAATCAAATAGCTTATGTTCAGGTTCAGGTCCATGTTTAATTTCAAAACTAAGACATAAATCTCCAAGTCTAAATTGTAAATTCTAAAATAATTCTCCCACCTGAATATTCAAGCAGAAATATCATGAGATGtaagaagaaaaaatatattttgggaAGAGTTTTAAGGTTACAAAAAGTAGATATATGAAATTGTGTAGGATATAAAGAAAGAGCATGTATATAAGCAGACTTGCCAGTCCAATAAATACATTATCCTTTGATGACAAAGCTTGAAGAAGAGGTTCAACTCCAGGAAGCACTTCAAGACCCTCTTTGATATCTTTGGCATGATCCTTTGCAAATTCAATCATCTTTGACTTCAGAACAGAGAGCTTTTCATTAGCAGCCTTcataacaaaagaaaaagaataagaaaccTTATCTACAAGTACAAGTGACAAGTTTGTAAAGTGAAAACATTACATTAGAATTAAGAACCGTGTTATAAATAACCATCTGGAAATCaggataaaaaaatttatcaagagATGTCACTTTAAGAATGGTCTAAAGTCCAAACACTCTGAAGAAAAGCCAAAACTCAAAATTATCATCTCCCTTGTATTCAAACGTCCACTTCCAACCCCCGGCAAGAGAAACACAGTTCCAAGCCGAATCTATGTGATAGGTCGGCCATTCACAGAATATTACTGTTGAGTTGTGACTCAATTAAGTATTTGGTGTTGATATAGAGATTGGGTATGTATAGTGTTGCGGGTTGCGTGTTGCGTGTTGATGTGCTTGATGTTGTGGTTATTGCGTGTGAGCTTGTGGTTGCATGGACCAAGAATACTAGGTTAACTTTGTAGGATGCTTAAGCACACAGCTTCAAGCACTTGGTTATGGCTGTAGCAAACAACTGAGCAGTGAATGGCTGAATGGCTCAGACAAGCAGCTGTGGCAGCATGTCTCTGTGAGCTGGAGGGAAGAATTAATTGTGCGAGCGTATTACAAGCATTGGTTCGAGCAAGCATATATCATGCTTGGGAAAACATCTTCATTCTCAGGTGAGCATTCAGCCATTCACTATCATTTCCACAGGCATTCTACCCATTCGTGCCTTaaatgctcgaacgagcacttcACAAAACCTCATGCTCGAACGAGTACACTTCCTTATTTGTGtgtttttgatgattaaatGTGGCTTAATTCTTGAGGTATAAATAACCATTAGCATCATTCAACACAAAAGAGAGAGAGGATTGAGAGCCAAAAAACTAGAATATCAGTGGAGAGTTTCTAAATAGAAATCATTGTGTATTATGAGTGGAAATACTTGATtatggataaaaaaaaaaaccctgaATTATTACCATTTAGTcctaaaaattacaaataaggAGACAATCTTAATTTCCATGCCTGAACTTATCTTCCATGAGACCAATTAGCACTTAAAAGATATGATATGTAGCATTTCCCAGCACCAACTGACGAAATGCATAAACATAAAGTACATTGAACTTCAGTTTCGATTCAGTAACACAATCAAAGATATAGAAAATCCAGATACATGAAGCGATTGGGAAACCAAAGATGTACTCTAAGGTGAAGATGGCATAGTCCTTATAAACCAAATGGAAAAGTCTCACCAAATTATGAAATATCATATAAATTGTTTCGTAGCCCCAATTGCAATGGTGCCACTCAAATATTGCCTTAACTCTGAAAtctaacttctaatttctaaccATTACATTCCAATAAGTTCCAAATTTCACTTATGAAATATCATATATATTGTTGTGAATTGTGATTCGTAAAGAGGAAATTGAGGAGTAAAAGCAAAAAAAGATGACAGAAGGCTAATAAATTACTAACCTCAGAAGGTATCCCATAGTGCAAAAGCGTGTTCACGAGGACTGCTGGATCAGTTGAACCATGATGCTGCAAAAGAACATCGGTATTCCATGAAATACCAAAATGATTCTAATTCAACTTGATGACACGGAATTCAAACTCGATACCATCATCATTCCCTTCAATAACTCTAGTAAGACTCCTAAGTCCTACCTCAAACACATTAACTTGATATATAAGTATGTAAAGTGAAATTTAAACCTCTAATAAATCATAGGGAGGCTATTATGCATCTTCAACAGCAAATTTAGagcaaaaaaatcagcaaaagaaattaaatgatCAACTTCATTGCGGTCCAacaaagaaaaatcaacaaatgcTAACTCTACACTCCATTAAAAAGAATTGGAAATGAAGTACCAAAGTAAAGTGACCATAAACATGATCAATGGCATTTCACCATTCTTTATTGAATTTCAATGTGTTAAACTGTTCAAGCCTTTGACAAATTTAATGTCCATGCAATCctccttcaacaatctcattttctttacaaaattcattccaatgcataaCCATTTGAAAATGTGGTATCAAAAGCcataatggaaaattgtgaataaaaaaacttttatgtgaacaaactttcattaccatgagaatgacatgatgaaaatttacactataaatcattctcataatCACCAATAATTACCGATAAGCAAACGGGGCTTTAGTGTTATCTTCAGATTGTAAGGTATTCCAGCAtttgtacaaaaaaaaaaaaaaaacttttttaagaATCTAGAACAATATAAGCAAACAAAGATAAAACATAGATGCCCACAAATCAAGTCAAAAACAAGATTGATGCCACAATAAAGTGTAAATCTTGGTGGgtaaaacttaaaatgaaatgCTTCCCAAATCCCAATCACACCTTTAAtgaagttttttaaaaaaactaacagAGAATAAATAATCAAACAGAATCTAGAGCAATATAAGCAAAAAGAGAATCAAACATTGATACCCACAAACAAAATTCATTAACAAGATATCTTAACCCTTGATGGGTAAAACTTGTAAATTAAATGCATCCCAATTACACCTATAATGaagttaggaaaaaaaaattaaacccaTGAAATTAGATGATGAGTAGTGTGTAATACCTGAATGACATCGATGTTACCCTTGATTCCAAAGACTTGGAGGAAAGCATGAGAAAAGGCTCGGTGATGAAGATTGTTAGAAGTGGGGCCAGTGGTTCGAATCAAGGTTCCATCAATGTCAAATGTCACTAGCACTCTcttctttttttccttcttcCATTTGGATCCACCCCTGTCCTCGTTCGATTTATTcccaatcattattattattacttctaAAATCTAGTGTTATTCGATTGGGTAAGGAGTATGAGCCGTATGAATGGCTTTTCATTTGCGTTCGACGGTTCGAGTTATCTGTTGTTTTCAAATAAATTACGATGTTTTCATTTGGCTTTTTAGTATAAAGATTTAGTGAATTAATAAgctaaaagtaataaaaaaaaaatagtttttcatTTTGACCCAAGCTAGCTTTTGTCAGAAAAAAAAGTTTACCAAAGATTGGGTTTGGTTTAATAGTTTATtggataattttaatttattttagcaTAAATAGATGATTGGATGGAAACCCTAAAactagtgtttggtaaattagttggtaaaaaaatatgttgttatgaaaatattatttttaaataagttgCACCTAATAACGTATTCAaaatcaactaattaaattaactaTTTTGAAATACTACTGAATCAACAAAGCAAAAGTCAAAGACAAAGCCATATCAAACACCATAAGATAGGTTTGTCTAGCAAATGGTTGTTGGCATGAGCAAAAAGACATAGATCGACATTGGTTTAGCAAAAAGCCATAAATAAGTATTTGGTCGAAATTATTGGCTAATTTAACTAACTGAAATTTTTGACTGATAAGCTAGTTGTGTTAACCTAGCAATTTAAACTAGTTGTTTATGATTTTGTGAAAATTAACTGTTAACTAGTCGTTGTTTATTAAAAGAAATAgtgaataaaaaacaaaaataaagtaaaaaatcaataaaaaaattatctattgttttttttatttggcttAAAAATCTCACTTTTATTAATCCCACgaccaaaaaacaaaaacctaTCTAAAAGTCCTGTTAAACACAACTCAGTGTTTGGACTTTTGGTAGGTAGTTGTAAATGCCTTCATTTGAATCATCGGGTTGATTAAGAGTTAGGTATTTTAAGTCGTTTTAAGATCGAAAATGTGTTCGCATTAATTTTTGGATAATTTTAAACTCATATTGAAATAGGTTAAAAACAAACACGattacaaaatcaaataaatatcaaatctgtataaaaatatcaatttgcATTAAACAAATGGTTGGTAGGTAGTACTAGATCCCAACACAAGCACTTGACGCATAACACACCGACCCAATACATCGTGTAACTTAAGCTTAACCTCTCCGTGTGCTTTGTACCCTTTTCATTGGTCTCAACAACGTAACACTATTATCAACTCATCATTTATTCCACTTCCCcacaaatataaacaaaattaaaatcttCCGACTCCGAAACGACGCCGTATCTTTCGTCTTCTTCCTTTTGCTTCCTCCCTCCTACTTCATCACAGAATCACAACACATTTATAGATCTACAGACTACAGACATTATTTTTCACACAGTAGTCAActactttcattttcattctctCGCTAATTAATTTATCTTCTTAAGGTAATTCTGCTTGatttatttctatttaattCATTGTTTAGCGTTTCAAATTCTGATTATTGTATATCGATTTCTCGTAATATTGATtttgatgttatttttattttttttaaaaaaactttttttggcAGATTTAAGTGATTGATACTGAATTGTATAGTTGATTAATttgattgaatgtgaataagaATGTCGGAGAATTATGATTCTGAAAATAATCCAGAGATAACAACATCAattgatgatgacgatgatgataatGTTATTGTCGGTGATAGTTCTGAGTCAACGATTAATCAGGTACTGATTATTTGCTTAAATctttttgat from Amaranthus tricolor cultivar Red isolate AtriRed21 chromosome 3, ASM2621246v1, whole genome shotgun sequence includes:
- the LOC130807223 gene encoding uncharacterized protein LOC130807223 isoform X2, with amino-acid sequence MIGNKSNEDRGGSKWKKEKKKRVLVTFDIDGTLIRTTGPTSNNLHHRAFSHAFLQVFGIKGNIDVIQHHGSTDPAVLVNTLLHYGIPSEAANEKLSVLKSKMIEFAKDHAKDIKEGLEVLPGVEPLLQALSSKDNVTGNLEDIAWMKMKGLGIEEYFSVPHIGGFGSDHIDRGHLVRIAAERAEKLFPGNFDLRVHVGDTPNDIQAAESGGALAVGVCTGIFKKEELEQASIGGAVILPSLAVSQEASLNCGQILCPSIQEYIVEYIV
- the LOC130807224 gene encoding E3 ubiquitin-protein ligase AIRP2-like isoform X2; translated protein: MEMVYYQLGKSSYKDLLKELEADIQHANALVAAIPKPKGGACLHMKLDYNQLSPLFFLLLQWFDGSCSCFFPSYFNLFHILIYEVYQDGRTHMSTLGSKATVREFYAIILPSLKRLHNDLVEQESSVTLTSQSDEKEQLLGHGRSIDQEREEECGICLVPTTKMVLPSCCHAMCINCYRNWNTRSASCPFCRGGLRRVKSEDLWVLTSESEVIDAETVSREELSRFYLYIQSLPKDNPDAPFWIYNNYLI
- the LOC130807226 gene encoding uncharacterized protein LOC130807226 — encoded protein: MLKMTEYAKANAKDIGEGLEVLPGVESLLQALSSMDNLLIGLVTGNLEEIAWIKLDALGIKKYFSVPHIGGFGSDHIDRAHLVKIAARRAEKLYPGKFDFRVHIGDTPNDIKAAESGGALAVGVCTGNFGKDELKQVSNGGAIILQNLCDAKLFFNLLGI
- the LOC130807223 gene encoding uncharacterized protein LOC130807223 isoform X1, giving the protein MIGNKSNEDRGGSKWKKEKKKRVLVTFDIDGTLIRTTGPTSNNLHHRAFSHAFLQVFGIKGNIDVIQHHGSTDPAVLVNTLLHYGIPSEAANEKLSVLKSKMIEFAKDHAKDIKEGLEVLPGVEPLLQALSSKDNVFIGLVTGNLEDIAWMKMKGLGIEEYFSVPHIGGFGSDHIDRGHLVRIAAERAEKLFPGNFDLRVHVGDTPNDIQAAESGGALAVGVCTGIFKKEELEQASIGGAVILPSLAVSQEASLNCGQILCPSIQEYIVEYIV
- the LOC130807224 gene encoding E3 ubiquitin-protein ligase AIRP2-like isoform X1, whose product is MYTHASKGTPCLNQFSYEKWVMEIIEVFIWDFSYLKILIFRVAAIPKPKGGACLHMKLDYNQLSPLFFLLLQWFDGSCSCFFPSYFNLFHILIYEVYQDGRTHMSTLGSKATVREFYAIILPSLKRLHNDLVEQESSVTLTSQSDEKEQLLGHGRSIDQEREEECGICLVPTTKMVLPSCCHAMCINCYRNWNTRSASCPFCRGGLRRVKSEDLWVLTSESEVIDAETVSREELSRFYLYIQSLPKDNPDAPFWIYNNYLI